In Dyadobacter sp. NIV53, a single window of DNA contains:
- a CDS encoding DUF1697 domain-containing protein → MNTYIAILRGINVSGKNMIKMPALIKIFETLGLENVKTYVQSGNVIFKSESVNPKDLEKLIQEQINKDLGTGIPVIVLESYSILEIRKNNPFTNKQDIDLTKLHITFLSEEPGMVNIAKIDPAKYMPDEFIIDAKAIYLYCPGGYGNTKLNNNFFENKLKVIATTRNWNTVNKLVELTEE, encoded by the coding sequence ATGAACACATACATAGCAATCCTGCGGGGAATTAATGTAAGCGGTAAAAATATGATCAAGATGCCGGCTCTTATAAAAATATTTGAAACCCTCGGTTTAGAGAATGTAAAAACGTATGTTCAAAGCGGGAATGTGATATTTAAGTCTGAATCGGTAAATCCGAAAGATTTAGAAAAACTAATTCAAGAGCAGATTAATAAAGATCTCGGGACAGGAATTCCTGTTATTGTTTTAGAAAGTTACTCTATTTTAGAAATCCGGAAAAACAATCCATTTACTAACAAACAGGATATTGACCTGACCAAACTGCATATTACATTTTTGTCGGAAGAGCCGGGCATGGTGAATATTGCTAAAATTGATCCTGCCAAGTATATGCCTGATGAATTTATAATTGATGCAAAAGCCATTTATTTATATTGTCCGGGAGGTTACGGAAATACGAAACTGAATAATAATTTTTTCGAGAATAAGTTAAAAGTGATTGCTACAACACGAAACTGGAATACAGTGAACAAGCTGGTTGAGTTGACGGAAGAATGA
- a CDS encoding Dabb family protein, which yields MENKSRRKFLQNAGLATLVSVSPLAAEPEKTKELFIHHVYFYLKNKNNAQDEAKLIEGLKKLAKVPTIQYVHIGTPAATSRPVIVKDYAVSWMCFFKNIIEEEIYQTHPIHLEFIKDYSHLWEKVVIYDSIGPKKVD from the coding sequence ATGGAAAACAAATCAAGACGCAAATTTTTACAAAATGCCGGATTGGCTACCCTCGTATCAGTTTCGCCATTGGCTGCTGAACCTGAAAAAACAAAAGAGCTTTTTATACATCACGTTTATTTCTATCTGAAGAACAAAAACAATGCACAGGATGAAGCCAAATTAATCGAGGGCCTGAAAAAACTAGCTAAAGTACCCACAATTCAGTATGTGCATATCGGCACGCCGGCAGCAACGAGCCGACCTGTGATTGTGAAAGATTACGCGGTTTCCTGGATGTGTTTTTTTAAAAATATTATTGAAGAGGAAATCTATCAGACGCACCCGATCCATCTGGAGTTTATCAAGGATTATTCTCATTTGTGGGAAAAGGTAGTTATTTACGATTCAATCGGGCCTAAAAAGGTTGATTAG
- a CDS encoding glycoside hydrolase family 9 protein gives MTNTLRFFLFSNLFYCFSFFDSAFAQKVSTEIRLNQIGFYPNGEKIAVISGEKNTDFTVKDAGTGRVVFKGKLSEPRTSQYSGKINRIADFSTVRKSGKYVVEVADIGKSFPFEIKDQVHKEVAIASIKGFYYQRASTDLPEKFAGKWARAAGHPDDKVLIHASAVSPGRPENDVISSPKGWYDAGDYNKYIVNSGITMGTLLSLYEDFPEYFQTFNTNIPESNNSVPDLLDEVIWNLRWMLTMQDPGDGGVYHKLTNPKFDGMIMPDACKNPRYVVQKNTIATLDFVAVMAQSARILKSFDAQLPGLADSCITASVKGWEWAKKNPIVLYNQDEMNKKFDPDIVTGGYGDKNASDEWIWAAAEMYALTGKTDYLQGISFETDKIMPLPSWNQVKALGYYTIVRTSEALKTENNFTNQVQQSILKFSNDLLNDLEKQPYHTVMGKTAKDFAWGSNAVAANQGIALICAFKISKDKKYLQAALGNLDYILGRNATGYSFLTGYGSKQVMHPHHRPSVADGILAPVPGLLSGGPNPGQQDKCTTYTSRFADESFTDDYCSYASNEIAINWNAPMVYLTAAIESIMEEKSSK, from the coding sequence ATGACTAATACTCTGCGTTTCTTCCTATTTTCTAATCTTTTTTACTGCTTCTCATTTTTTGATTCTGCATTTGCCCAAAAAGTTTCAACTGAAATCCGGCTAAATCAAATAGGCTTTTATCCAAACGGAGAGAAGATTGCCGTCATATCAGGAGAAAAAAATACTGATTTTACAGTAAAGGATGCAGGTACCGGCAGAGTTGTTTTTAAAGGAAAATTAAGTGAGCCAAGAACCAGCCAGTATTCCGGGAAAATTAATAGGATTGCCGATTTTTCAACAGTTCGGAAAAGCGGAAAGTACGTTGTTGAAGTTGCAGATATAGGTAAATCTTTTCCTTTCGAGATTAAAGATCAGGTACATAAAGAAGTAGCAATTGCTTCAATAAAAGGATTTTATTATCAGCGTGCCTCAACCGATTTGCCTGAAAAATTTGCAGGGAAATGGGCAAGAGCGGCTGGCCATCCTGATGACAAAGTATTAATCCATGCATCGGCAGTTTCACCAGGGCGTCCGGAAAATGATGTGATCAGTTCTCCGAAAGGCTGGTATGATGCCGGCGATTATAACAAATACATAGTGAATTCCGGAATTACAATGGGAACATTGCTGTCACTTTATGAGGACTTTCCCGAGTACTTCCAAACTTTTAACACTAACATTCCGGAAAGTAATAATTCAGTGCCTGATTTGCTGGACGAAGTAATCTGGAATCTTCGCTGGATGCTGACTATGCAGGATCCGGGTGATGGCGGTGTTTATCATAAACTGACAAATCCCAAATTCGATGGTATGATCATGCCGGATGCATGTAAAAATCCTAGATATGTAGTTCAGAAAAATACGATCGCAACCCTGGATTTTGTTGCTGTAATGGCACAGTCGGCCAGAATCCTGAAAAGCTTTGATGCACAATTACCCGGCCTTGCAGATTCGTGCATAACAGCTTCCGTAAAAGGGTGGGAGTGGGCAAAAAAGAATCCGATCGTTTTATACAATCAGGATGAAATGAACAAAAAGTTTGATCCGGATATTGTTACAGGAGGATACGGGGATAAGAATGCAAGTGATGAATGGATTTGGGCGGCAGCGGAAATGTATGCTTTAACCGGGAAAACAGACTATCTACAAGGAATTTCTTTTGAAACAGACAAGATTATGCCTTTGCCATCATGGAATCAGGTAAAAGCGCTGGGTTATTATACGATTGTACGTACTAGTGAAGCATTAAAAACAGAGAATAATTTTACCAACCAGGTTCAGCAAAGCATTCTTAAATTTTCAAATGACCTGTTAAACGATCTGGAAAAGCAGCCTTATCACACTGTTATGGGAAAAACTGCAAAGGATTTTGCGTGGGGTAGCAATGCTGTGGCAGCAAATCAGGGAATCGCTTTAATATGTGCTTTTAAGATATCGAAGGATAAAAAATATTTGCAGGCTGCACTTGGAAACCTGGATTACATTTTGGGCAGAAATGCAACGGGCTATTCGTTTCTGACTGGTTATGGCTCAAAACAGGTTATGCATCCGCACCATCGGCCATCTGTTGCGGATGGTATTTTAGCACCTGTTCCGGGACTTTTATCAGGAGGCCCAAATCCCGGACAACAGGATAAATGCACAACCTATACGAGCAGGTTTGCAGATGAATCTTTTACCGATGACTATTGTTCGTATGCATCCAATGAAATCGCAATTAACTGGAATGCGCCAATGGTATATCTGACAGCGGCAATCGAATCAATAATGGAGGAAAAAAGTAGTAAATAA
- a CDS encoding DUF983 domain-containing protein: MDHGKKQSAIKKRSKLLSVARQKCPRCRKGNLFTTQNPYNFKEGTKMYDSCPVCNQDFKIEPGFYIGALWTSFPIVIFIMALLSISLLAYFKLSLDHFFVILTLSLFLLQPVITRLGRAIWIYIFVDYDPDAAKWGIE; encoded by the coding sequence ATGGATCACGGCAAAAAGCAAAGTGCAATCAAAAAAAGATCAAAATTGCTAAGCGTGGCCCGGCAAAAGTGCCCGCGTTGCCGTAAAGGGAATTTATTTACGACACAAAATCCTTATAACTTTAAAGAAGGAACCAAAATGTATGATTCCTGTCCGGTTTGTAATCAGGATTTCAAGATTGAACCAGGGTTTTATATTGGCGCTTTATGGACAAGTTTTCCAATTGTCATATTTATTATGGCACTTTTATCCATTTCACTGCTGGCTTATTTTAAACTTTCCCTTGATCATTTCTTTGTAATTCTGACTTTATCTCTTTTTCTTCTACAACCCGTTATCACGCGCCTTGGCAGGGCGATTTGGATTTACATTTTTGTTGACTACGACCCGGACGCGGCAAAGTGGGGAATTGAGTAA
- a CDS encoding NAD-dependent epimerase/dehydratase family protein, translating into MKPSSSRTALIVGATGLIGSQLFTKLLHTPYYDKVVVLTRRSLEITNTKLTEVIFNFDEPDTSKVVADDIFCCLGTTIKKAGSKDAFKKVDLEYPLTIAGLAQKNGAEKFMIVTSMGADAKSGIFYNKVKGEVEQGLIAMKYPVLHIFHPSLLLGDRKESRLGEQVGEVLAAVFKPLMFGPLKKYRAIDSEKVANAMLSFAKKTDKGIFVHDSAELQAF; encoded by the coding sequence ATGAAACCATCATCATCCAGAACTGCCTTAATTGTAGGGGCAACCGGACTTATTGGAAGTCAATTATTTACAAAACTTTTACATACGCCTTACTATGATAAAGTGGTAGTATTGACAAGAAGATCACTGGAAATTACAAATACAAAACTTACAGAAGTAATCTTCAATTTTGATGAGCCGGATACTTCTAAGGTGGTAGCGGATGATATTTTTTGCTGCCTGGGTACTACAATTAAAAAAGCAGGTTCAAAAGATGCCTTCAAAAAAGTTGATTTAGAATATCCGTTGACAATTGCCGGGTTAGCTCAAAAAAATGGTGCTGAAAAGTTTATGATTGTTACTTCAATGGGTGCTGATGCAAAATCTGGTATTTTTTACAATAAAGTGAAAGGAGAGGTAGAACAGGGATTAATTGCCATGAAGTATCCTGTATTACATATTTTCCATCCATCATTATTATTGGGTGATCGTAAAGAATCCCGGTTGGGAGAGCAGGTTGGTGAAGTACTGGCTGCGGTTTTCAAACCTTTGATGTTTGGCCCGTTAAAAAAATACCGTGCAATTGATTCCGAAAAAGTAGCCAACGCGATGCTTTCTTTTGCCAAAAAAACAGATAAAGGAATCTTTGTTCATGATTCAGCAGAATTGCAGGCTTTTTAA
- a CDS encoding GNAT family N-acetyltransferase, which produces MDKLFIRKVIKDDEETVYQMICDLENAVINRANFDMVFQRNLVSDNITYFIAEFNGKPVGMVSCHIQPLLHHAALVSEIQEMFVEPEFRSHFIGRALIQHVTEFAQTNGAIQMEVTSRNIRERAHQFYQREGFEKSHVKLVRYF; this is translated from the coding sequence ATGGATAAATTATTTATCAGAAAGGTAATAAAGGATGATGAGGAAACGGTCTATCAGATGATCTGTGACCTGGAAAATGCAGTTATAAACCGGGCGAATTTCGATATGGTTTTTCAGAGAAATCTGGTTTCAGACAATATCACTTATTTCATTGCTGAATTCAATGGAAAGCCGGTTGGAATGGTGAGCTGCCATATCCAGCCTTTGTTGCATCATGCTGCACTGGTGTCAGAAATTCAGGAAATGTTTGTCGAGCCGGAATTCAGGTCGCATTTTATCGGACGTGCCTTAATACAGCATGTTACTGAATTTGCACAAACTAATGGCGCGATTCAAATGGAAGTAACATCCAGAAATATCCGTGAGAGAGCACATCAGTTTTATCAGCGGGAAGGTTTTGAAAAATCACACGTGAAACTGGTCAGGTATTTTTAA
- a CDS encoding 1-acyl-sn-glycerol-3-phosphate acyltransferase, which yields MKKIIDYILSIIYLIHFGLTLLVFHVIQIIAFNVFGKKVHKVAVDYLNFFLTFGLYLTGANVILRNLTDLPNDRPIIFVANHQSTFDIPAVIWLLRKYHPRFVSKIELAKGVPSISYNLRKSGAALINRKDGKQAITEIARLGKLIQDEKGSAIIFPEGTRTASGIMKPFVAGGVATLLKRAPDALIVPVAINGTGAFNPKGIFPLKSFSKLSWTVLPGIEPSGKKVEDILEEAKTAIQNILSKE from the coding sequence ATGAAAAAAATCATCGACTACATCCTGAGTATTATATATCTGATCCATTTCGGTTTAACCCTGCTGGTTTTTCATGTAATTCAGATCATTGCTTTTAATGTATTCGGAAAAAAGGTGCATAAGGTTGCAGTCGATTACCTCAATTTTTTTCTAACATTCGGATTGTACTTAACCGGTGCTAATGTTATCCTGAGGAATCTGACTGATTTACCCAACGACCGTCCCATAATATTCGTGGCAAATCACCAAAGCACCTTTGATATTCCTGCTGTTATCTGGTTATTAAGAAAATACCATCCACGGTTTGTTTCCAAGATTGAACTCGCAAAAGGCGTGCCAAGCATTTCGTATAATCTTCGTAAAAGCGGTGCTGCATTGATTAACCGTAAAGATGGAAAACAGGCAATTACTGAAATTGCAAGGCTGGGAAAATTGATACAGGACGAGAAAGGATCTGCTATTATTTTTCCGGAAGGAACACGTACTGCCTCTGGAATTATGAAACCATTTGTAGCCGGCGGAGTAGCCACATTGTTGAAAAGAGCACCTGATGCACTGATTGTCCCAGTTGCAATCAACGGAACCGGTGCATTTAATCCCAAAGGAATATTCCCGCTAAAATCCTTTTCAAAACTTTCATGGACAGTACTGCCCGGCATTGAACCATCCGGAAAGAAAGTAGAAGATATCCTCGAAGAAGCAAAAACAGCCATTCAGAATATACTTAGCAAAGAGTAA
- a CDS encoding acyl-ACP desaturase, with protein sequence METALSAERLEVMQHVEKDLDSLMTEYLKPIEENWQPTDFLPDSSKDNFFTEVKLLQESCRDLPYDYMAVLIGDTITEEALPTYESWLMDVIGVDQVGHPSGWAKWVRSWTAEENRHGDLLNKYLYLSGRVNMRALEVSTQFLIADGFDIGTDRDPYRNFIYTSFQELATNVSHRRTASLAKKFGNPHLSKICGVIAADEMRHAKAYKAFVSRILEVDPSELMLALEDMMRKKIVMPAHFLRESGVKIGDTFSHFSDAAQRLGVYTTNDYIDILEALLLEWEIGAVRDINEKAEKARDYLMALPARLRRIADRTRIPELQYEFSWIN encoded by the coding sequence ATGGAAACCGCACTTTCAGCAGAAAGACTAGAAGTCATGCAACATGTAGAGAAGGATTTGGACTCACTCATGACCGAATACTTAAAGCCAATCGAGGAAAATTGGCAGCCTACTGATTTTTTGCCGGATTCCAGCAAAGATAATTTCTTTACTGAAGTAAAACTGTTACAGGAAAGCTGCCGTGATTTGCCTTACGATTATATGGCCGTATTGATTGGCGATACCATTACAGAAGAGGCTTTGCCTACTTATGAATCATGGTTGATGGATGTAATCGGTGTAGATCAGGTAGGCCATCCATCCGGCTGGGCCAAATGGGTGAGAAGCTGGACAGCAGAAGAAAACCGTCATGGCGACCTTCTGAACAAATATTTATACTTGTCCGGCCGTGTAAATATGCGCGCTCTGGAAGTATCTACTCAGTTTCTGATCGCTGATGGATTTGATATCGGAACGGATCGTGACCCATACAGGAACTTTATTTATACTTCATTTCAGGAACTGGCAACCAATGTTTCCCATCGCCGTACTGCATCGCTGGCAAAGAAATTTGGCAATCCGCATTTGTCCAAAATATGTGGCGTAATTGCTGCTGATGAAATGCGTCATGCAAAAGCGTATAAGGCATTCGTAAGCAGGATTCTGGAAGTAGATCCGTCAGAATTAATGCTGGCTTTGGAAGATATGATGAGGAAAAAGATCGTAATGCCTGCCCATTTCCTGCGTGAAAGCGGAGTGAAAATCGGGGACACGTTTTCGCATTTTTCCGATGCAGCTCAGCGATTAGGAGTTTATACAACCAATGATTACATAGATATTCTCGAAGCTTTGTTGCTGGAGTGGGAAATAGGAGCCGTACGTGATATTAATGAAAAAGCCGAGAAAGCGCGCGATTATCTGATGGCATTACCTGCTCGTCTGAGGCGTATTGCAGACCGGACCAGAATCCCGGAATTACAATACGAGTTTAGCTGGATCAACTGA
- a CDS encoding cysteine hydrolase family protein: MKALLIIDMQAGSFTPETPRYDTEKLIEKINHLSTLYRETGNKVIFVQHDGTKEDCYFPVTPDWEILPELIIDPVDVFVSKTVNDSFYQTNLDSFLKTNAISHITITGSATDFCIEATIQSALIKDYQITVIEDGHTTADRPHLNAKAIIEHYNWVWQNMSPTVGSIKVIAFEDYLATENNLI; encoded by the coding sequence ATGAAAGCACTCCTGATCATCGACATGCAAGCCGGCTCTTTTACCCCTGAAACTCCCAGATACGATACAGAAAAACTAATTGAAAAAATTAATCACCTATCCACTTTATATCGTGAAACCGGCAACAAAGTAATTTTCGTTCAGCACGACGGTACAAAGGAAGATTGTTATTTTCCGGTTACTCCTGATTGGGAAATCCTTCCTGAGCTAATCATTGATCCGGTTGATGTATTTGTTTCCAAAACAGTCAATGATTCATTTTATCAAACAAATCTGGATAGTTTTTTGAAGACAAATGCCATCAGTCACATCACTATCACGGGCAGCGCAACCGATTTTTGCATAGAGGCAACTATTCAGTCGGCATTGATAAAAGATTATCAAATTACCGTTATAGAAGATGGCCATACCACCGCAGACAGGCCACATTTAAACGCAAAAGCAATTATAGAACATTATAATTGGGTTTGGCAAAATATGTCCCCTACTGTTGGAAGTATAAAAGTTATAGCGTTTGAGGATTATCTGGCAACTGAAAATAATTTAATATAA
- a CDS encoding gliding motility-associated C-terminal domain-containing protein, translating to MKSRVLLFFIFAWFSVIEVNAQAVKHTYRFYGNFSVALPQCGPDLTQAQPLGNCPSAPTPGDFIEDALPCGAKRQVYHNNLNWGLAYPNTTGVIKGTYTIQMYVRVTDWGKEWSRIIDFSIGKADEGIYFKNTAGSEERCLDFYPFGIVGSCPYFNSSTYYLLTFTRNGLTGIFDVYVNNTLFASYNDTRGMYVGKAGVPIYIFRDDAATACDSGEANFAYLSFTDQYSTQSNVEAVAEQICYTASINATADFAINPNPSCGYPANVNVIYTGDIEAPGTGYIFDWDWDGGTVVSGTGMGPFVVNWNTPGTKDITLVVTNTSCNKTLTNKKPANISSLDLVTSLDAGACTNTDEATITVTAINGVSPYEYSIDSVNYQKETEFKVTPATYRVYVKDGEGCISIKEVTVDSLDITAVQTIGDTVICEGQQVKLLTTSNATAFSWFPGTGLDNSSAVSPIAAPTVTTQYIVTATKNNCPVQDTVTITVVPDIEVIVTPDTEIQPGIPFQLSASSPQLDGQAGVIYIWMPPTGLDNPAIENPVATILSSKTYVIKITSPDGCAGTSQVNLNVIPPPSIFVPSAFTPNGDGKNEILRLVTNKITALNYFQIYNRWGEVVFYSNQLDQGWDGRFKTAEPVAGHYVFKLEGITEEGKTIKKEGTVLLIR from the coding sequence ATGAAATCCAGGGTTCTGTTGTTTTTCATTTTCGCCTGGTTTTCAGTAATAGAAGTAAATGCCCAAGCAGTAAAACATACCTACCGGTTTTACGGAAATTTTTCTGTTGCACTCCCTCAATGCGGCCCGGATCTTACACAGGCGCAGCCCCTCGGAAACTGCCCCTCTGCTCCAACCCCTGGTGATTTTATAGAAGATGCACTTCCCTGCGGTGCAAAACGTCAGGTTTATCACAACAATTTAAACTGGGGACTGGCGTATCCGAATACTACCGGGGTTATAAAAGGAACTTACACCATTCAGATGTATGTCAGGGTTACTGACTGGGGAAAAGAATGGTCGCGGATTATAGATTTTTCTATTGGAAAAGCAGATGAAGGGATTTACTTCAAAAACACAGCCGGTTCTGAGGAACGGTGTCTTGATTTTTACCCTTTCGGAATTGTTGGTTCCTGTCCCTATTTTAATAGTTCTACCTATTATCTTCTGACATTTACAAGGAACGGACTAACCGGTATATTCGACGTTTATGTAAACAATACCTTATTTGCTTCATATAATGATACCCGGGGTATGTATGTTGGAAAAGCCGGAGTACCTATTTATATATTCAGGGACGATGCTGCTACGGCTTGTGATTCCGGTGAGGCTAATTTTGCGTATTTATCATTCACTGACCAGTATTCTACACAAAGTAATGTTGAAGCTGTTGCGGAACAGATTTGTTACACAGCCAGTATTAATGCAACCGCCGACTTTGCAATTAATCCTAATCCAAGCTGTGGGTATCCGGCAAATGTTAATGTTATATATACAGGTGATATAGAAGCACCGGGAACCGGCTACATTTTCGACTGGGACTGGGATGGCGGCACCGTTGTTTCGGGTACCGGCATGGGGCCGTTTGTAGTGAACTGGAATACACCCGGGACAAAGGATATTACATTGGTTGTAACGAATACATCCTGCAATAAAACTTTGACCAACAAGAAACCGGCCAATATAAGCAGCCTGGATTTGGTAACTTCATTAGACGCAGGTGCGTGTACTAATACCGATGAGGCAACAATTACCGTAACGGCCATAAATGGCGTTTCGCCATATGAATATTCTATTGATTCTGTTAATTACCAGAAAGAAACAGAGTTTAAGGTAACACCGGCTACTTATAGAGTTTATGTAAAGGATGGCGAAGGCTGCATTTCTATTAAAGAAGTGACCGTGGATTCGCTGGATATTACTGCTGTACAAACAATTGGTGATACTGTCATTTGTGAAGGGCAGCAGGTAAAACTTTTGACAACCAGTAATGCCACAGCTTTTTCCTGGTTTCCGGGCACCGGATTGGATAATTCGTCAGCTGTAAGCCCCATTGCAGCGCCAACAGTCACGACCCAATATATAGTAACAGCCACCAAAAATAATTGTCCGGTGCAGGACACCGTAACGATTACTGTTGTCCCGGATATTGAAGTGATAGTTACTCCGGATACTGAAATTCAGCCAGGAATACCCTTCCAGCTCAGTGCATCTTCGCCTCAGCTCGATGGCCAGGCTGGAGTAATTTATATCTGGATGCCGCCAACAGGACTGGACAATCCTGCTATTGAAAATCCTGTTGCCACGATTTTATCAAGCAAAACTTATGTGATTAAAATTACATCTCCGGACGGTTGTGCAGGCACTTCCCAGGTTAATCTGAATGTTATTCCACCTCCTTCCATTTTTGTTCCTTCGGCGTTTACACCAAATGGAGATGGCAAAAATGAAATACTCAGGCTCGTAACAAATAAAATTACGGCATTGAATTATTTTCAGATATATAATCGCTGGGGTGAAGTGGTTTTCTATTCAAATCAGCTGGACCAGGGATGGGATGGTCGTTTTAAAACCGCCGAACCAGTTGCAGGTCATTATGTCTTTAAACTTGAAGGGATTACAGAAGAAGGAAAAACAATAAAAAAAGAAGGTACTGTATTACTGATCAGATAA
- a CDS encoding S41 family peptidase, whose protein sequence is MLKFKNYGLTGCLALLLFTVSCKTSDVDPEVVSTTDTTYTSVNSWVYELMNDAYFWYDDMPTESTLDKTISPFDFFEKLIYQRTTVDRFSMITDDIDDLENEFNGISTIYGIGYSLSYLDNTQTSIGMFLNLVVKGSPAEAAGLKRGDIVMKVNGTQLTSSNYSSLLSSSETAVFTLGTLTNGVIVVNSTTISVTRAVVNEDPVVFSSVITKADYGKTIGYVVYTQFVPGTDADAKKYDDELRAVFANFKSQGVNELVLDLRFNSGGYISSAETLASLVGKSISGSKIFYKEQWNDKYTAYWKKANGANALNYSFLDEANNIGSSLSRVFVLTSNGTASASELVINGLKPYMDVVTIGEHTAGKNLFGSLISDDQGRWKWGIYMMLGQTANANDQSDYGTVDGMTPTYIVEDSSVPYLPFGDENETLLRKALDVMGIPASTDLRTGATKRVAAVTSHMYRDNLQVKENRMIRTDHLPLLNN, encoded by the coding sequence ATGTTAAAATTTAAGAATTATGGTTTAACCGGATGTCTGGCATTACTGCTTTTTACAGTAAGTTGTAAAACAAGTGATGTCGATCCGGAAGTCGTAAGCACCACCGATACTACTTATACTTCTGTCAACAGCTGGGTTTATGAATTAATGAACGATGCGTATTTCTGGTACGACGATATGCCTACGGAAAGCACGCTGGACAAAACTATCAGCCCTTTTGATTTCTTTGAAAAACTAATTTACCAACGTACAACCGTTGACAGGTTTTCGATGATAACCGATGACATTGATGATTTGGAGAATGAATTTAATGGCATAAGTACAATTTATGGAATTGGTTATTCCTTATCATATCTCGACAATACCCAAACAAGCATTGGCATGTTCCTGAATCTGGTGGTGAAAGGAAGTCCGGCGGAGGCTGCGGGTTTGAAACGGGGTGATATTGTCATGAAAGTAAATGGGACTCAGCTCACTTCCAGCAATTATTCATCACTTTTAAGCAGCAGTGAAACCGCAGTATTTACGCTTGGAACACTCACAAATGGAGTAATTGTAGTTAATAGCACTACCATATCAGTTACAAGAGCTGTGGTAAATGAAGATCCCGTTGTCTTTTCCAGTGTTATTACCAAAGCAGATTATGGCAAAACGATTGGCTATGTAGTTTATACACAGTTCGTTCCGGGTACTGATGCAGACGCCAAAAAGTATGATGATGAACTCCGTGCCGTATTTGCTAATTTTAAAAGCCAGGGTGTAAATGAACTGGTTCTGGATCTGCGTTTCAATTCAGGAGGATACATCAGTTCCGCAGAAACACTTGCATCATTGGTTGGAAAAAGTATATCCGGTTCCAAAATTTTTTATAAAGAACAATGGAATGATAAGTATACTGCATATTGGAAAAAAGCAAATGGAGCCAATGCACTGAATTACAGTTTCCTGGATGAAGCAAATAATATTGGTTCCAGCCTCAGCCGTGTATTTGTGCTTACTTCCAATGGAACTGCATCAGCCAGCGAGCTCGTAATCAACGGATTAAAGCCTTATATGGACGTAGTTACGATCGGAGAACATACTGCCGGGAAAAACCTTTTCGGCTCATTGATCAGCGACGATCAGGGTCGTTGGAAATGGGGAATTTATATGATGCTGGGCCAAACTGCCAATGCCAATGATCAATCCGATTATGGCACCGTGGATGGAATGACACCAACTTATATTGTGGAAGATTCAAGCGTTCCTTATCTGCCGTTTGGTGATGAAAATGAAACACTTTTGCGGAAAGCACTTGATGTAATGGGAATCCCGGCAAGCACCGATCTGAGAACTGGTGCCACGAAAAGAGTTGCAGCTGTAACGTCACACATGTACAGGGATAACCTTCAGGTAAAAGAAAACCGCATGATCAGAACCGATCATTTACCATTGCTGAATAATTAA